The Idiomarina loihiensis L2TR genomic sequence CTAGCTTGTGGCGCCGAACCGGCGAAAGCGGTAAGAGCACGAAACCGATGGTTTAATAGATACCAACAAAGAGGGAGTTACTCCCTCTTTTAGGCTAGCTTACATACTGGCTAATTTAGTGCTAAAACTAACAGTAATATATTAGCGCTTATTAGTGAGATGAGAGCATGAACAAAAGGAATATTGTCTGGGCGGTGGTCATTATTGGCATCGCCCTTTTCGTTTATCTTAGTATCAACAAAGAGTCGACTAACTATGAAGGCATTGCCAGTGGCAATGGGCGAATAGAAGCCGTCGAAATTAATGTAGCCACGAAAGTTGCCGGTCGCCTCGACAACGTATGGGTTGAAGAGGGTCAGTTCGTGCTCACCGGCGACAAACTGGCAAAAATTGATACCACCACTCTGGAAGCTGAACTGCTTCAAACCCAGGCACAGTTTAAACAGACTCAAAACGCCATCAATACCGCCAAAAGCCAAGTTAACCAACGGCGCGCTGAAAAAGACGCCGCACAGGCCTTATTAAAACAACGAGAATCTGAGTTAGACCTTGCCAAAAAGCGTCTGGCACGCGTACAGAGCTTGTCCCAACAAGGCTCTATGTCGGCCCAGGAGCTTGATGATGCAAAAGCCGCTGTTGTTAGCGCAGAGTCGGCGGTAGCTGCAGCAAAATCTCAAATTGCTTCTACTGAAGCGGCAATTACCACGGCCATCTCACAGCGAGAAGAAGCCGAATCTGCTGCTGAAGCAGCCAAAGCAACCATCGAACGTATCCAAATCCAAATTGATGATAGTACCCTTTTGTCTCCCCGTGATGGCCGCATTCAATACATAGTATCAAGACCTGGCGAAGTTATCGGGAGTGGCGGTCGAGTAGTTAATATGGTCGATCTGAGCGATGTTTACATGACTTTTTTCTTACCAACCCAGATTATTGGAAAGATTTCAGTCGGTAGTGAAGTCCGCATTGTATTAGATGCCCTGCCGGACTACCGCATTCCGGCTAATGTCAGCTTTATTTCAGACGTAGCTCAATTCACACCTAAAACAGTAGAGACCCAGGAAGAACGCGAAAAGTTGATGTTTCGGGTCCGGGCCAGCATTGATAAAAATTTACTAGAACAACATCTGGAACGGGTAAAAACCGGGCTTCCCGGGGTAGCTTATGTCAAACTTGATGGACAGGACAGTTGGCCTATTGAGCTACAATCGGAGCTTGACTGATGTCAACAGACAATGACTCAGTAGTAACACTTAGCGAGATCAATTATTGCTACGGGAAACAACAAGCGCTTGAATCATTATCGCTTACTATTCCTCATGGTAAGCTCTGCGGTTTTATTGGTCCCGACGGAGTAGGGAAGTCCACCTTACTCTCATTGATTTCCGGGGCACGCGCGCTACAAACAGGCCAATTACACGTGCTTGGTGAAGACTTGAGTCAGTCGCGTCAACGCAAACATTTGTATCGTCGTTTGGCTTACATGCCACAGGGGCTCGGCAAAAACCTTTACCCGACTTTATCGGTTGAGGAGAACCTCAGCTTTTTCGCACAACTTTTCGGCATTGACGGTAAACAACGTCGGCGCCGTGTCAGTCGCTTGCTAAAAGCCACTCGCTTATGGGAGTTTCGGGATCGCCCCAGTGCCAAGTTATCCGGTGGTATGAAGCAAAAGCTTGGGCTTTGCTGTGCATTGATTCACGAACCCGAGCTACTTATTCTTGATGAGCCTACCACTGGCGTAGATCCTTTGTCTCGTCGTCAATTCTGGCAACTCATTACTGATATTCGTCAACAGAACCCTGACATGAGCGTTTTAGTCGCTACCGCTTATATGGATGAGGCCGAAGGCTTTGACTGGCTCGCCACTATGAGTGCAGGGAAGTTATTAGCCGCAGGCTCTCCAGACGAATTACTGCAGCAAACGGCAACATCGACTCTTGAAAAAGCCTATATCAAATTGCTGGGTGCGGGATCCAATCAAGGCTTTGATAATACCGCGCGCCTCCCGATAAAAGAAACATCGATTGCTATCGAAGCTCAGGATCTTAGCATGCAATTTGGTGACTTTACCGCCGTAGATAAAGCAAGTTTTCGCATTAAAAAAGGCGAGATTTTTGGCTTCTTAGGCTCTAACGGTTGCGGTAAAACCACTACCATGAAAATGCTGACTGGTTTACTTACCGCAAGCGCGGGTAAGGCCTGGCTCTTTGATCAGCCAATTGAGAATAACCCTCTTGAAACCCGAAAACGTGTAGGCTACATGGCTCAAAGCTTCTCCTTGTATGGAGAATTAACGGTTTACCAAAACTTAAAATTACACGCCCAGTTATTCGATATTCCTAAAAACAGCATAGAAGACAGAATAGACGTCGTTGCTGAGCAATTCGATTTACAGCGACTGTTTCGGCAATTACCGACCCAGCTTCCTGTGGGGGAACGGCAGAGATTATCTTTAGCGGTTGCAATGATCCACCAGCCAGAAATATTAATACTGGATGAACCAACCTCGGGCGTTGACCCTGTTGCGCGGGATAACTTCTGGCAAATTCTGCTAAAACTATCGCGCGATCATGGTGTCACCATATTTATCTCAACGCACTTTATGAACGAAGCTGAGCGCTGTGATCGCATATCCTTAATGCATGCCGGGAAGGTTCTAATAACCGATACCCCCGAAGCTATTACTAAAAGCCGTAATAGTGATTCGCTGGAAGATGCCTTTGTCAATTATTTAGAAGAGGCATCTGACTCTCAGCGAGCTGAACAGTCGATGGAAGACTCACCAGAGCTGCAACATAATGAAAAACTGAAACTCAGTCACGGTTTCAGCATTAAGCGACTGCTCAGCATCAGTCACCGCGAAACCCTGGAGCTTATCCGCGACCCAGTTCGCTTAGTGATGGCCTTAGTCGGTAGCGTTATTCTGATGTTTGTTTTGGGTTACGGCATTAATATGGACGTTGATGAAATTGATTTCGCGGTATTAGACCGTGACCAGACCAGCACCAGCCGGGACTATATTTTAAGCTTATCGGGTTCTCGTTATTTTAATGAAAAAACACCCCTGACAAGCTATGAACAAGTTGACGATGCCTTAAAAGCCGGAGAAATCAGCTTAGCTATAGAAATACCCAGCGGCTTTGCTCGTGATATGCAGCGTGGAGAAAACGTCAGTATAGGAGCGTGGATTGACGGTGCGATGCCAATGCGCGCAGAGACCGCGCAAGGTTACATTCAGGGCATGCATATTGACTGGTTACAAAAACAGCAACAACAATTAAGTAGCCAGTCAACAAAGCCAGCGACGGTCGATATAGCGTCGAGATACCGCTATAACCCCGACGTTAAAAGCTTGCCAGCCATGGTGCCTGCTGTCATTCCACTGTTGTTAATGCTTTTCCCATCGATATTGACGTCACTGTCGGTAGTGAGAGAGAAAGAACTGGGCTCTATTACGAACTTTTATGTTACCCCAACTCGCAAAAGTGAGTTTTTTATTGGTAAGCAACTCCCCTATGTCGTTCTCGCAATGGCGAACTTCTTAATATTGGTTGCTCAGGCGTTGTTTATTTTTAACGTAGAACTCACCGGAAGTTTTCTGGCCTTCTCACTCGCGACCTTTCTCTATGTTCTGTGTGCAACCGCACTTGGACTTATTATGTCAGCTTTTCTTAACAGTCAAATTGCCGCGCTTTTTGGTACTGCACTTGCCACCATCCTGCCTGCATCGCAGTTCTCAGGAATGATCACACCGGTTACTTCGCTGGAAGGTTTTGCTAAGGTTATCGGCGAAATTTATCCGACAACTTACTATATGATTGTCAGCCGAGGCGTGTTTTCGAAAGCTCTGTCGTTTAATGAGCTGCAGGTCATGTTAGTCGGGCTCAGCATCGCAGCCATTCTCTTCATTGCCATTGGTATTAGCTTAGTCAGGAAACAGGAGCAATAAATGCGATCAGTTAAAAATATTGCTCATTTAGGTGTGAAAGAGCTCATTAGCTTGTCGCGTGACCCTATGTTACTGCTGTTTATTATGCTGGCTTTTACCGTATTTATTTATACCGCGGCATCCGCCACGCCACAAACTTTGTACAAAACACCAATAGCCGTTATCGACAATGACCGTTCCCAGCTTTCTAACCAACTGATCAACAGTTTCTTAATGCCTTATTTTTTGCCTCCGGAAGCGGTTTCAGCTCAAGAAGCAGATGAGCTTATGGACGAGGGGCGCTACACCTTTATTATTGATATTCCTGAAGGGCTGCAGCGTGATTTGCTAAGCGGTGAGCAGCCTCAGCTACAGCTCATTGTTGACGCCACTCGAATGAGTCAAGCCTTTACTGGTAACGGTTACATTCAATCTATTATTAATCGCGAAGTCAGCTCCTTCACGCAGTCCGACACTCAGTTACCTGTCGATATAGCCGTAAGGGCGCAGTTTAACCCAGAGCTTGATAGCGGATGGTTCAGTGCCATTATGGAATTGATTAACCAAATTACCATGTTGTCGATTATTTTAACCGGTGCAGCCCTGATAAAAGAACGGGAACACGGCACCATTGAACACCTTATGGTAATGCCGGTCAGCCCTTTTCAAATTATGGTCAGCAAGGTTTGGGCTATGGCCTTAGTGGTATTAGTTGCCTCTGCGTTCTCACTCACTGTGATAATTAAACAGGCGCTTGCTATACCTACCAGCGGTTCCTTAACACTGTTTTTATTCGGTACCGCTCTGCACCTTTTTGCCACCACGTCTATTGGCATTTTCTTAGGAACCTATGCCCGCTCTATGCCTCAGTTCGGGTTACTGTTTTTGCTCATTATTATGCCAATGCAGATACTCTCCGGCGGCATGACACCTTTTGATAGTATGCCGGCTGCAGTTCAGGCTGTGATGTACTTTGCTCCTACCTCTCACTTTACCGAATTTGGTCAAAGCATCTTATTCCGTGGTGCAGGGTTAGGCATTGTTTGGCCACAGCTACTTGCACTAAGCGGTATTGGAGCCTTATTCTTTTGGGTTTCCTGGCGCCACTTTCATGAGCGATTAGCGGATATGGTGTGAACTATTTTTTAAGTCATAACAATGACAAATAGCCTGCCAAGCGTCTTCTGCACTATCCACAATCTGGAACAAATCTAAGTCGTATTCTGCAATAGTGCCTTCTTCTACCAGCAAATCGAAATCGATTGCCCGACGCCAAAATTCAGAGCCCACCAAAACAATAGGAACTGGCTCAGACTTTTTGGTTTGTACCAAGGTTAAAGTTTCGAATAACTCGTCCAGTGTTCCAAAGCCGCCGGGAAAAGCAACCAACGCACGGGCTCGTTGCAGAAAGTGCATTTTGCGAATGGCAAAATAATGAAATTGGAAGCAATATTCCGGGGTTATGTATGGGTTTGGGCGTTGCTCATGAGGCAGTACAATATTCAGTCCAATACTTTCACCTCCGGCTTCCATCGCTCCCCGATTCGCAGCTTCCATGATGCCGGGGCCACCGCCACTGACAATCATCAGGTTTTCATCGTTGTGACGGAGATTGTGTTCGGTCGCTATACGGGCAAACTCCATTGCCTGCTGATAATAAGCGCTATTTTTTAATGCCCGCTGAGCACGCTTTAAGTTACCCTTTAAGCTGTCGTTTCCCGGTTCTTCTGCTAATGCCTGCTCGGCCATGCGAGCATCATGTTGCGCCTGTTCAGGGGATAAGAATCGAGCACTACCGAAGACAACAATGGTTGCGTCTATCTGATGCTTTTCCAGAGTTAACTGAGGCTTTAAATATTCCAGTTGCAAACGTACCGCACGCAAATCGTCCTGAAGTAAAAAATCATGATCGGCAAATGCCAGCTTATACGAACTTTGTCCTTCTATTTTTGCGATAGATTCTTCAGACTGCTTTGCTGAAATTAAGCGGCGTCGATGTAATTCATTTTCTGTCATGGGAAGTCCGTATACATGAATTTAATGGCAATCAATAGCGGCTAGTTTATCTTAAATACAAGGCAAAGCCTTTTGAATTATTCTTTCTCCAGCCGCATAGCAACCATACCGCTATTCTCTCCGGCTTCGTGGAAGCCAAGGCTTTTATAGAGTGACCGCGCCGGCGTATTTTCGGGGTATACATTCAACGTAATAAACCGCGTTTGCTGCTGCGCCCAGGCATTTCCCAGTAAGGCTTTTACAAACAACCGGCCCAGTCCTTTGCCTCTAACTTTCGGGTTAACAATAAGGCAGGCTATGTGAATACCGTTCTCGACTTTTTCATAAGCCTGGGCAAAACCAACCAGCTCTTCATTCTGGTAAAACCCAAAAGTCCCGCGTTCGTTACCTTTAATCTGTTGCCAGATGGCCTCAGCCGGACTGCCATACCGAACTTTATCGCCAAACCACAGCCGGAACTCGGCGGCATTCTCAGGCCAGGTCAGCGCCTCTTTTAACTCGTTGATTTCAGCTTTCTTTAACATCGCTCTTTGTTTTAACAATGGGTTTCCAACTTAAATTAGCACAGAAGAAAACCTAACGTCGCGTTAGTTCGCTAACTAAGGTAATGTAAGGCAAATAAAAAATGACCTCCTAAAAGATGCAACTAACGGCGCCATGCTAAGCAATACCAAACTGCACCAGCAACTCGCTTTACCCTTGATTATTCTCTCTCAATTACTGGGCACGTCCTTGTGGTTCAGCATTAACGGTGTCTGGCTTCCTTTATCGGCAGAGCATCACCTTAACGAAGCAGACTTAGGCGCTTATACCCTGGCTGTGCAGCTGGGCTTTATTATCGGAACTCTAACGCTGGCGTTAACCGGTTTTGCTGATCGTTACCGAGCCAGTCAGATATTTTTACTCTCGAGCATTGCCGGTGCCCTGGTTAATGCCCTATTTATTGTTGCAATTGATCACTCAACTCTCGGCTGGCTATTACGTTTCTTAACCGGACTTTGCCTGGCAGGAATTTACCCAATGGGAATGAAACTGGTGATATCCTGGGTTCCACGCTACGCTGGCAGTGCCCTTTCCTGGTTATTAGCCATGCTAACGCTCGGAACAGCGCTACCACATCTTATGCGTGGCATTACTCTGGACTTTTCCTGGGAAATTCCTCTTTTAACTTCGTCAATACTGGCATTGCTTGGCGGTTTATTAGTGGGCTGGCTTGGTAGTGGGCCTCATTTACCTAGCGTAGCGACACCCCAAACGTTACGTTCCGGATTACGCGCATTAACCCAACCTAAGTTTCGTGCCATAGCAATAGGCTACTTTGGTCATGCCTGGGAACTCTACGCCTTTTGGATGCTGACACCATTGTTGGTATTGCACCCATTAGCGACTCTCAACGTGCCGTTAGGCACAGTGCCATGGCTGGCCTTTAGCATTATTGCTATTGGTAGCCTGGGCTGCATTGGCGGCGGTATCATGAGTAAAAAAATAGGCGGTTTACGCGTTGCCCGACTGGCTTTATTCAGTTCCGGTGCTATTTGCTTACTATACCCTTTAATGACAGAGCTTCCGGCAGGGTTTATTTTCGCTTTATTACTACTGTGGGGACTGACTGTTATCGCCGACTCCCCACAATTTTCGGCACTAGCCGCCCAGTTTGCGCCAAAGGAGAATATTGGTTCGGCACTGGCTATAATGAATGCCATTGGCTTTTCTTTAACACTACCGGCAATATGGCTAACCAGCAATTTGTGGTCTATACATAATGAATGGGTAACCTGGCTTTTACTGCCCGGCCCCGTTATTGGTTTATGGGCAATGCGTAAATTATCAGCATAGAGAAAAAGCATGACGACAGAACGGAAAGACCAGCGTATCTACAAACACGGCATTTTCACCATTGTCGGGGTAATTGCTGCTTTAGCTCTTATTTTTCTTATTGCCAGGTTTGGCTAAGTGAGTACTCGCTACCCCTCACTCACCCTGCAATGTCAAAACTAAAGTACGGGCGCCACCATGATCTCTATGTTCACATAGGTATATACCTTGCCATGTTCCCATATTCAGACCACCTTCGGTAACCGGAACCGTCACGCTACTTCCCAGAATACTGGACTTTAAATGCGCGGGCATGTCGTCAGAACCTTCAAATGTATGCCGGTAATAGGGCGCATTCTCCGGTATCATTTCATTAAAGTGGCTTTCAAAATCCTGCCGCACTGTTGGATCAGCGTTTTCGTTGATGGTCAGGGACGCTGATGTGTGCTTTATAAATACGTGTAATAGCCCCACTTTAACCACGCCGAGTTGCGATAAAGCTTGCTCAACTTCATGAGTAATAAGGTGAAACCCTCGTGTTTTGGGCTTTAACTGAACTTCGGTCTGTTTAGTAAGCATATGTAAACCTATTTGCCGCTTATGAAAGCTTGCCATATGCTGACAGCATACAGAAAATAAAAGTATAACTTAAAGGAAGAATAACCATGCGATACTTAATTATAGTTTTTACCTTGCTATTCAGCAGCGCGGCTTTAGCGCAAGAGAGCGTAGAAGAGGCTACAACGAAAGCTGTCGAGGGCTTTCTTTATGGCGCCAGCATTAACGACCCTCAAGCTCACGACCGTTTCTGGGCAGATGAGTTAACTTATACCAGCTCCAGCGGTAATCGCTTCGATAAAGAGCACCTTATGTCCGGCGTGAAAAGCTCAAAAACCAAAGAACCGGAAAACGTCGAAGTTTGGTACGGTGCCGAAGATATCGAAGTAAAACAATTCGGTGACACGGTGGTTTTTAATTTCACACTAACCGCCGAAGAAGAAGGAAAAGTGACAAAATACTATTACAATACCGGCGTTCTCATTGAGCTGGATGGTCGCTGGCAGGCAGTTAACTGGAACGCGACTGAAGTCCCTGAATAAAACCGACATAAACGCCGGGGGTAAAAATGGCAAGAGCACACGCATTACATATTTTAGTCGAGACTAAAGATGAAGCCGAAAAACTAAAAGAGCAACTGACCAAAGGTGCTAAGTTTGCCGAGCTTGCACGTAAGCATTCACTTTGCCCCTCGGGCAAAAAAGGTGGTGACTTAGGCGAGTTTAGCCGCGGACAAATGGTTCCTGCTTTTGACAAAGTAGTGTTCGGCAAGCCCACTCTTGAAGTGCATGGCCCGGTCAAAACCCAATTTGGCTGGCACTTAATTAAGACGTTGTCTCGCAGCTAGCTAGCCGGGGCGGTGCCGGACTTAATTATTTTGTTCCGGCTCAACGCCTTTCTCGTTTTCAGATTTTACATAAATAGCAATGCCTTCTCCGGTTTTATCAGTCAACCCAAAAGCCTTACCCACACTCACTCCTAAGCCCAAGTTACCAGAGTATTTCCCGGCACCGGTGCCGACATAAACAGAGTTACCTTCTTTTTCACCCGTTTTTTGAAGCAAAATTCCATTCGCCCCAACTTTTGCCGCTTCCTGTTTCAGGCGCTTTAATACAGCATCCATTTTCGCCTGCTCACCAAAGCTCCATGAGGAGTCGCTGGTTGCTTCAATTAAGGCAATTTCCTCATAGTTATCTGGCTTTTCTAAATAGACTTTTACCTGCTCAACCGGAATTTCCGGACGGGCATCACCAATAAGCACGGAAGAAGACGGTGACGCACAGCCCGCCATTAACAACGCCAGACCAAAAACTAAACCATAAGAAATGTTGTGTTTCATAATACGACTCTCGTTTTTAATTCCATCCTTAATCAATAGCACAGAAGTGGAGATTTCACTCAACTCTTTCAATATCTTTAAGGAGCCGTAGAATGCAGTTGGAATAAACGCTGTTCATGCTTTATTAAAAGAGGAGCTTTCAATTGGCGCACCAAAAACCGCACCTGCCCAGTAAGCTATGTTCTGTTTGCCAGCGTCCGTTTATTTGGCGTAAAAAATGGAAGGACTGCTGGGGTGACGTTAAATACTGCTCTGAGCGCTGTCGAAGACAAGGTCGTCAAAACTAGCCACACCTGATGATACCGAGGGTCATCAGCGCCAATAGTCGGGTGGTATTTTCGCCAATATTTCATAAAATTCTTTAGCCGCTTTTCTTCTATGCTAGCGTGGTTTTGTAAAGATTGGAATGTGTATACTGAACCTACGAACATAAAATTACGTACTAAATCGCACAGGAGAAAACCTGCTTAAAACAGTGGACAATGGTTTTGCTTAAGCGTAACCATGTCCATATTCCTATTTACACCAGCCGGGTCTTATATTTTCAATGAATAAAGCCGCGTTCGCCGATCTTGCCGAATACATGGATTTGCTATTAGATGCGATTTGCGTTGTTAATAAGCAGCACCAGTTCAGTTATTTGAGCCCGGGTGCAGCCCGTGTTTTTGGCTATACCCCTGAAGAAATGATTGGTCGTTCAATGTTTGACTTTATGCACCCCGATGACCATCAGGCAACCATGGCTATCGCTCAACAAGTCAACTCAGGTAACGAGGTTGTTCAGTTCGAGAACCGATACATACGTAAAGACGGCTCAATAGTGCATTTGCTATGGTCCGCGCGCTGGTCTGAACGAGACCAGATGCGGGTTGGCGTTGCCCGGGATGTATCTGAGCAAAAGCAACTTGAAGCAGAACGTGAAGCTTTAATAGCGCGCTTAGAGCATATGGCACTGACCGATCCATTAACCCAGCTCCCCAACCGCGCACTATTTTATGACCGGGTTCGTACATCACAAACACGAGCAGAACGCGATGGCGGCGGCCTGGGTCTGTTGTATTTAGATCTCGATAAATTCAAAGTTATCAATGACGCCTATGGGCACGCAACCGGAGACCAGTTACTGAAGGGAGTTGCTGAACGGATTGCAGCTTCAGTTCGTGCAACCGACACGGTAGCGCGCTTAGGTGGCGATGAGTTTGTGGTACTTATTGATGCGGTTCCGACAACAGATGAAGGAGTCGATATAGTGCGAACCGTTGCTGAGAAAATTCGTCAGGCAATGCAGGCACCATTAATACTGCCGCATGGAGAAGAGGTTGTTACCGCCAGTATAGGAATGGCTCTGTGGCCTAAACACGGAGACACCGTAGACGCTCTAATAAACCGGGCAGATCAAGCTATGTATCAGGCCAAGCGCGGCGGTGGGAATCGACTAAGTGAATAGCCAATGAAAGCAGCGCATCACCGCAGAGTTAGTGCGGTGATGCGCTGTATTTAGGGAAAAGATTTAAGAACTTTTCGTTTCGCTAATATAGTCGTTAACGAATTGCTCAAGTACATTAAGTGGTACCGGACCACTACCCAGCACAACGTCATGGAATTCACGAATATCAAACGCATCACCAAGCTCTGATTTAGCTTTTTCGCGCAATTCAAGAATTTTGTTCATACCAATTTTATAGGCTGTTGCCTGGCCTGGCATAACAATATGACGCTCAACCATTTTCACGGCATCGGCTTTCGCGTTCGGCGTATTGTTCACGTAGAAATCGATACCCTCTTCACGAGTCCATTTTTTGTCATGGATACCGGTATCAACAACCAAACGCACTGCACGCCAAAGCTCCATAGCTAAACGACCAAAGTCAGAGTAAGGGTCTTCATAAAGGCCAATCTCTTTTGGAAGTTTTTCGGTATATAGCCCCCAGCCTTCTGTATAAGCCGTGTAACGGCCATACTTTCTGAAACTCGGAATACCTTCTAGCTCCTGCGCCATTGCAATTTGCATATGGTGGCCCGGAATACCCTCATGATAAGCCAAAGCTTCCATCTGATACGTCGGCATAGATGACATATCGTACAGGTTGGCGTAATAGATTCCCGGACGTGAACCGTCCATTGACGGCTGCTGATAGAATGCTTTACCTGCAGACTTCTCGCGGAAAGGCTCTACCGCTTTTACCGTTAACTCAGCTTTTGGTTTATTAAGAAACAATTCATCAAGGCGTCCACGCATGTCATCAATAACCGCAGTGGCTTCATCCAGATAACGTTGACGACCTTCTTCCGTACTCGAATAAGTAAAGTCGTCACTGTTGCGCATATGTACAAAGAACTCCTGAAGCGTGCCGTCAAAGCCAACTTCTTTCATAATGCCGCGCATTTCTTCGTGAATACGCTCTACTTCGTCCAGACCAATTTGATGAATTTCATCGGCAGTCAGGTCGGTCGTGGTGGTGCGTTTTAATGCGTTATTGTAAAAAGCTTCGCCATCAGGAAATTTCCAGGCGCCGTCTTTAGTATCCGCTTGCTCAGCAATGCCCTCTACTGAGGTGATCAAGCTTTCATAGGCCGGTTTTACTGATTCCAGCATCGCTTTTTTCGCCGAATCTAAAAGCTCATCGCGCTGACTGTCATCAATA encodes the following:
- a CDS encoding GNAT family N-acetyltransferase, encoding MLKQRAMLKKAEINELKEALTWPENAAEFRLWFGDKVRYGSPAEAIWQQIKGNERGTFGFYQNEELVGFAQAYEKVENGIHIACLIVNPKVRGKGLGRLFVKALLGNAWAQQQTRFITLNVYPENTPARSLYKSLGFHEAGENSGMVAMRLEKE
- a CDS encoding MFS transporter, which produces MLSNTKLHQQLALPLIILSQLLGTSLWFSINGVWLPLSAEHHLNEADLGAYTLAVQLGFIIGTLTLALTGFADRYRASQIFLLSSIAGALVNALFIVAIDHSTLGWLLRFLTGLCLAGIYPMGMKLVISWVPRYAGSALSWLLAMLTLGTALPHLMRGITLDFSWEIPLLTSSILALLGGLLVGWLGSGPHLPSVATPQTLRSGLRALTQPKFRAIAIGYFGHAWELYAFWMLTPLLVLHPLATLNVPLGTVPWLAFSIIAIGSLGCIGGGIMSKKIGGLRVARLALFSSGAICLLYPLMTELPAGFIFALLLLWGLTVIADSPQFSALAAQFAPKENIGSALAIMNAIGFSLTLPAIWLTSNLWSIHNEWVTWLLLPGPVIGLWAMRKLSA
- a CDS encoding nuclear transport factor 2 family protein, whose amino-acid sequence is MRYLIIVFTLLFSSAALAQESVEEATTKAVEGFLYGASINDPQAHDRFWADELTYTSSSGNRFDKEHLMSGVKSSKTKEPENVEVWYGAEDIEVKQFGDTVVFNFTLTAEEEGKVTKYYYNTGVLIELDGRWQAVNWNATEVPE
- a CDS encoding HlyD family secretion protein, which produces MNKRNIVWAVVIIGIALFVYLSINKESTNYEGIASGNGRIEAVEINVATKVAGRLDNVWVEEGQFVLTGDKLAKIDTTTLEAELLQTQAQFKQTQNAINTAKSQVNQRRAEKDAAQALLKQRESELDLAKKRLARVQSLSQQGSMSAQELDDAKAAVVSAESAVAAAKSQIASTEAAITTAISQREEAESAAEAAKATIERIQIQIDDSTLLSPRDGRIQYIVSRPGEVIGSGGRVVNMVDLSDVYMTFFLPTQIIGKISVGSEVRIVLDALPDYRIPANVSFISDVAQFTPKTVETQEEREKLMFRVRASIDKNLLEQHLERVKTGLPGVAYVKLDGQDSWPIELQSELD
- a CDS encoding DUF2256 domain-containing protein yields the protein MAHQKPHLPSKLCSVCQRPFIWRKKWKDCWGDVKYCSERCRRQGRQN
- a CDS encoding peptidylprolyl isomerase; the protein is MARAHALHILVETKDEAEKLKEQLTKGAKFAELARKHSLCPSGKKGGDLGEFSRGQMVPAFDKVVFGKPTLEVHGPVKTQFGWHLIKTLSRS
- a CDS encoding TIGR00730 family Rossman fold protein, translating into MTENELHRRRLISAKQSEESIAKIEGQSSYKLAFADHDFLLQDDLRAVRLQLEYLKPQLTLEKHQIDATIVVFGSARFLSPEQAQHDARMAEQALAEEPGNDSLKGNLKRAQRALKNSAYYQQAMEFARIATEHNLRHNDENLMIVSGGGPGIMEAANRGAMEAGGESIGLNIVLPHEQRPNPYITPEYCFQFHYFAIRKMHFLQRARALVAFPGGFGTLDELFETLTLVQTKKSEPVPIVLVGSEFWRRAIDFDLLVEEGTIAEYDLDLFQIVDSAEDAWQAICHCYDLKNSSHHIR
- the rbbA gene encoding ribosome-associated ATPase/putative transporter RbbA, whose product is MSTDNDSVVTLSEINYCYGKQQALESLSLTIPHGKLCGFIGPDGVGKSTLLSLISGARALQTGQLHVLGEDLSQSRQRKHLYRRLAYMPQGLGKNLYPTLSVEENLSFFAQLFGIDGKQRRRRVSRLLKATRLWEFRDRPSAKLSGGMKQKLGLCCALIHEPELLILDEPTTGVDPLSRRQFWQLITDIRQQNPDMSVLVATAYMDEAEGFDWLATMSAGKLLAAGSPDELLQQTATSTLEKAYIKLLGAGSNQGFDNTARLPIKETSIAIEAQDLSMQFGDFTAVDKASFRIKKGEIFGFLGSNGCGKTTTMKMLTGLLTASAGKAWLFDQPIENNPLETRKRVGYMAQSFSLYGELTVYQNLKLHAQLFDIPKNSIEDRIDVVAEQFDLQRLFRQLPTQLPVGERQRLSLAVAMIHQPEILILDEPTSGVDPVARDNFWQILLKLSRDHGVTIFISTHFMNEAERCDRISLMHAGKVLITDTPEAITKSRNSDSLEDAFVNYLEEASDSQRAEQSMEDSPELQHNEKLKLSHGFSIKRLLSISHRETLELIRDPVRLVMALVGSVILMFVLGYGINMDVDEIDFAVLDRDQTSTSRDYILSLSGSRYFNEKTPLTSYEQVDDALKAGEISLAIEIPSGFARDMQRGENVSIGAWIDGAMPMRAETAQGYIQGMHIDWLQKQQQQLSSQSTKPATVDIASRYRYNPDVKSLPAMVPAVIPLLLMLFPSILTSLSVVREKELGSITNFYVTPTRKSEFFIGKQLPYVVLAMANFLILVAQALFIFNVELTGSFLAFSLATFLYVLCATALGLIMSAFLNSQIAALFGTALATILPASQFSGMITPVTSLEGFAKVIGEIYPTTYYMIVSRGVFSKALSFNELQVMLVGLSIAAILFIAIGISLVRKQEQ
- a CDS encoding secondary thiamine-phosphate synthase enzyme YjbQ; amino-acid sequence: MLTKQTEVQLKPKTRGFHLITHEVEQALSQLGVVKVGLLHVFIKHTSASLTINENADPTVRQDFESHFNEMIPENAPYYRHTFEGSDDMPAHLKSSILGSSVTVPVTEGGLNMGTWQGIYLCEHRDHGGARTLVLTLQGE
- a CDS encoding ABC transporter permease, with the protein product MRSVKNIAHLGVKELISLSRDPMLLLFIMLAFTVFIYTAASATPQTLYKTPIAVIDNDRSQLSNQLINSFLMPYFLPPEAVSAQEADELMDEGRYTFIIDIPEGLQRDLLSGEQPQLQLIVDATRMSQAFTGNGYIQSIINREVSSFTQSDTQLPVDIAVRAQFNPELDSGWFSAIMELINQITMLSIILTGAALIKEREHGTIEHLMVMPVSPFQIMVSKVWAMALVVLVASAFSLTVIIKQALAIPTSGSLTLFLFGTALHLFATTSIGIFLGTYARSMPQFGLLFLLIIMPMQILSGGMTPFDSMPAAVQAVMYFAPTSHFTEFGQSILFRGAGLGIVWPQLLALSGIGALFFWVSWRHFHERLADMV